A single genomic interval of Brevibacillus brevis harbors:
- the fliE gene encoding flagellar hook-basal body complex protein FliE: protein MEMSAISQLTPIRTPSVNKPTPAEVSQEFSSFLSDAMNKVNQAQVESSNLADRFAAGEITDLHQLTVAGQKATVMLQMTMQVRNKMIESYQEIMRMSI, encoded by the coding sequence ATGGAAATGAGTGCAATCTCCCAACTAACGCCAATTCGTACACCGAGTGTGAACAAGCCAACCCCAGCTGAAGTTTCCCAAGAATTCTCATCGTTTCTATCGGATGCCATGAATAAAGTGAATCAGGCGCAAGTAGAATCGTCGAATCTTGCCGACAGGTTTGCAGCGGGAGAAATCACCGACTTGCACCAATTGACTGTTGCAGGTCAAAAAGCTACCGTGATGCTACAGATGACTATGCAGGTCAGGAACAAGATGATTGAGTCTTATCAAGAAATCATGCGCATGTCGATTTGA
- the flgC gene encoding flagellar basal body rod protein FlgC, with the protein MSLFQGINTSASALTANRLRLDTIASNIANAETTRASFVDGAWQPYRRKMVELSPQTNGTFDNFLQAAVGTVTGSRGGQGVKVTAIQEDNTPFKRVFDPSHPDADQDGYLLMPNVDPMKEMVDMISASRSYEANVTALNASKSMMLKALEIK; encoded by the coding sequence ATGAGCTTGTTTCAGGGAATTAACACAAGTGCTTCTGCCTTAACAGCTAACCGCTTGCGATTGGATACGATTGCTTCCAACATTGCAAATGCGGAAACCACTCGAGCAAGCTTCGTAGATGGCGCCTGGCAGCCATATCGGAGGAAAATGGTGGAGTTGTCACCTCAAACAAATGGAACATTTGATAACTTCCTGCAAGCAGCCGTGGGGACGGTCACAGGAAGTCGAGGTGGACAAGGTGTGAAGGTCACAGCGATTCAAGAAGACAATACACCGTTTAAACGAGTATTTGATCCATCTCATCCAGATGCAGACCAAGACGGATATCTCTTGATGCCGAATGTCGACCCGATGAAAGAGATGGTGGACATGATCTCTGCATCAAGATCATACGAAGCCAACGTGACAGCATTGAACGCTTCCAAATCGATGATGCTAAAAGCATTGGAAATCAAGTAA
- the flgB gene encoding flagellar basal body rod protein FlgB, which translates to MLDSYHLQVLERSLDAATLRHRTIANNLANIDTPQFKSQQVIFESFLQDELNARAGNGKLEAYRTNQRHLPFGNVGGVAVPQVVSNPNNFIQNSGNDVDLETETTELAKNQIWYSGLTQLTAGHFQKLRSVIEGGGK; encoded by the coding sequence ATGCTGGATAGTTATCATCTGCAGGTCCTGGAGAGATCACTCGACGCTGCAACATTGCGACATAGAACGATCGCAAACAACCTTGCCAACATAGACACCCCTCAATTCAAAAGTCAACAAGTCATCTTTGAGAGTTTTTTGCAAGATGAGTTGAACGCAAGAGCGGGAAATGGCAAGTTAGAAGCGTATCGGACCAATCAACGACACCTCCCGTTTGGAAATGTAGGGGGCGTTGCAGTACCACAGGTTGTGTCCAATCCGAATAACTTCATTCAGAACAGTGGCAATGATGTTGACTTGGAAACAGAAACAACAGAATTGGCCAAAAACCAAATTTGGTACAGCGGATTAACACAATTGACAGCAGGACATTTTCAAAAACTACGAAGTGTAATTGAGGGTGGAGGTAAATAA
- the codY gene encoding GTP-sensing pleiotropic transcriptional regulator CodY — MDLLSKTRRINRMLQKSAGHAVNFNEMSQVLSDVIEANTYVVSRKGKLLGYAIHQEMDNSRMRKMLEERRFPEEYSMGLLKVDETSANLDVDSPYTIFPVEMKEVFRTGWTTLVPIMGGGDRLGTLILGRINDQFVDDDLILAEVGATVVGMEILRERSEAIEEEARSKAVVQMAIGSLSYSELEAVEHIFEELEGKEGLLVASKIADRVGITRSVIVNALRKLESAGVIESRSLGMKGTFIKVLNEKLLPELEKLKTS, encoded by the coding sequence ATGGATCTACTGTCAAAAACAAGAAGAATTAATCGCATGTTGCAAAAATCCGCGGGTCATGCCGTGAACTTCAATGAAATGTCCCAAGTTTTGAGTGACGTTATTGAAGCAAACACTTATGTTGTAAGCCGTAAAGGAAAACTTCTCGGCTATGCGATTCATCAAGAGATGGATAACAGCCGTATGCGCAAAATGCTGGAAGAGCGCCGTTTTCCAGAAGAGTACAGCATGGGGTTACTGAAAGTAGATGAAACATCTGCGAACCTGGATGTAGATAGCCCATACACCATTTTCCCAGTAGAAATGAAAGAAGTATTCCGCACAGGTTGGACGACGCTTGTTCCAATTATGGGTGGAGGAGATCGTCTCGGTACGCTGATTTTGGGTCGCATTAACGATCAATTTGTCGATGACGACCTGATCCTCGCAGAAGTAGGGGCAACTGTAGTAGGTATGGAAATCTTGCGCGAGCGTTCTGAAGCAATTGAAGAAGAAGCGCGCAGCAAAGCGGTTGTGCAAATGGCGATTGGTTCCCTCTCTTATAGTGAGTTGGAAGCAGTTGAACATATCTTTGAAGAACTCGAAGGAAAAGAAGGCTTGCTCGTAGCCTCCAAAATCGCCGATCGCGTAGGAATTACTCGCTCTGTAATTGTAAACGCACTGCGTAAGCTGGAGAGTGCGGGTGTTATCGAATCCCGTTCTTTGGGAATGAAAGGTACCTTCATTAAAGTGCTGAATGAAAAGCTGTTGCCTGAACTGGAGAAGCTCAAAACCTCGTAA
- the hslU gene encoding ATP-dependent protease ATPase subunit HslU — translation MLNLEQLTPRKIVEHLDKYIVGQAQAKKAIAVALRNRYRRSRLPEQMIEEVVPKNILMIGPTGVGKTEIARRIAKLTGAPFIKVEATKFTEVGYVGRDVESMVRDLVEASIRTVKQEKVESVKEKAEKLANEAIVNVLVPSRKQSNSFKNPLEMFFGGQQQQQQDTSDQEEVSIQQQRRQIMWQLTNGQLEEQMIEIEVEDQSPSMFDMFQVPGTEQMGMQMQDMLGSLMPKRMKKRKLRIKDARKVLIQQEAQKLVDMDEVTQESIRRAEQHGIIFIDEIDKIAGKDGRGPDVSREGVQRDILPIVEGSTVMTKYGPVKTDYVLFIAAGAFHMAKPSDLIPELQGRFPIRVELTSLRVEDFVRILTEPKNALLKQYVALLETEGVRVEFTPEAIQELARLAAEVNQSTDNIGARRLHTILEKLLEDLSFEAPEIHLEVVQITPDYVQQKLGTIAGNKDLSQYIL, via the coding sequence GTGCTGAATCTTGAGCAATTAACCCCGCGTAAGATCGTAGAGCATTTGGATAAATACATTGTCGGGCAGGCACAAGCCAAGAAAGCCATTGCTGTAGCGCTTCGCAACCGCTATCGTCGCAGTCGTTTGCCAGAGCAAATGATTGAAGAGGTTGTTCCAAAAAACATCTTGATGATCGGACCTACTGGTGTTGGAAAAACGGAAATTGCACGTCGGATTGCCAAACTGACAGGTGCTCCTTTTATTAAAGTAGAAGCAACGAAGTTTACGGAAGTCGGTTATGTAGGACGAGATGTGGAATCGATGGTCCGTGATCTGGTGGAAGCTTCTATCCGTACGGTCAAACAGGAAAAAGTAGAGTCGGTGAAAGAGAAAGCCGAGAAGCTTGCGAATGAAGCGATTGTGAACGTACTCGTTCCATCCCGCAAGCAGTCGAACTCGTTCAAAAATCCGTTGGAGATGTTCTTCGGTGGACAGCAGCAACAGCAGCAGGATACCTCTGATCAAGAAGAAGTGTCGATCCAGCAGCAACGTAGACAAATCATGTGGCAATTGACGAATGGCCAGTTAGAAGAGCAAATGATTGAGATTGAAGTCGAAGATCAATCACCTTCGATGTTTGACATGTTCCAGGTTCCGGGTACAGAACAAATGGGGATGCAAATGCAGGATATGCTCGGTAGCCTGATGCCTAAGCGGATGAAGAAACGAAAATTGCGAATAAAAGATGCGCGAAAGGTATTAATTCAGCAGGAAGCGCAAAAACTGGTGGATATGGACGAAGTTACGCAGGAGTCTATTCGTCGAGCTGAACAACACGGTATTATCTTCATTGACGAAATTGACAAGATTGCGGGTAAGGATGGGCGTGGCCCGGATGTATCCCGTGAAGGGGTCCAGCGTGATATTTTACCGATTGTGGAAGGCTCAACTGTCATGACCAAGTATGGTCCTGTCAAAACAGATTATGTTCTGTTTATCGCAGCTGGTGCTTTTCACATGGCTAAGCCATCAGATTTAATTCCTGAATTACAAGGCCGTTTTCCGATTCGGGTGGAGCTGACTAGCTTGCGCGTTGAAGATTTTGTCCGGATTTTGACTGAGCCTAAAAACGCGTTGCTTAAGCAGTACGTGGCCCTCTTGGAAACAGAAGGTGTGCGTGTTGAATTTACACCAGAAGCCATTCAGGAACTCGCTCGTCTCGCTGCTGAGGTCAATCAGAGCACAGATAACATTGGTGCTAGACGATTGCACACCATATTGGAGAAGCTACTGGAGGATCTCTCTTTTGAAGCCCCAGAAATCCACCTAGAAGTTGTACAGATTACCCCCGATTATGTCCAACAGAAATTAGGTACAATCGCGGGGAACAAAGACTTGAGTCAATATATTTTATAA
- the hslV gene encoding ATP-dependent protease subunit HslV, whose amino-acid sequence MEQFHATTIFAVQHNGSVAMAGDGQVTFGNSMVMKHGAKKVRRLYRGEVLAGFAGSVADAITLFEKFEGKLEEYHGNLQRAAVELAKEWRMDKILRRLEAMMIVANKEHLLLISGNGEIIEPDDGILAIGSGGSFALAAGRALKTYAPHLGAREIAEASLRTAAEICVFTNNNLVVDELN is encoded by the coding sequence ATGGAACAGTTTCACGCAACAACCATATTTGCTGTACAGCACAATGGGTCTGTAGCGATGGCCGGAGATGGTCAGGTTACTTTTGGCAACAGCATGGTAATGAAGCACGGTGCCAAAAAAGTAAGACGTCTATATCGCGGCGAAGTTTTAGCAGGATTCGCTGGCTCTGTTGCTGATGCTATTACGCTTTTTGAGAAGTTTGAAGGAAAGCTGGAGGAGTATCACGGCAATCTGCAGCGTGCTGCTGTAGAGCTGGCGAAAGAGTGGCGCATGGATAAAATTTTGCGTCGTTTGGAAGCAATGATGATTGTTGCCAATAAGGAGCATTTGTTGCTTATCTCCGGAAATGGCGAAATCATTGAGCCTGATGATGGGATTCTTGCAATTGGTTCTGGCGGTAGCTTTGCCCTTGCAGCAGGTCGTGCATTGAAGACATATGCGCCTCATCTCGGCGCACGTGAAATTGCGGAAGCATCGCTTCGTACCGCTGCTGAAATTTGCGTGTTCACAAACAACAATCTTGTTGTGGATGAGTTGAATTGA